Proteins co-encoded in one Anabaena sphaerica FACHB-251 genomic window:
- the pstA gene encoding phosphate ABC transporter permease PstA yields MTSLFPESRLTRSPTSLRTLFNTVMTVVAFICGALALFPLLAVLSYVLFKGFSSINISVFTQLPPAPFRQGGGFGNAILGTLLMVGIAAVISIPTGVLAAIYLTEFSAGKIARWVRFATNVLSGVPSIIVGVFAYGIVVLTLTNLKLGSYSALGGGFALAILMLPIIIRTTDEALQLVPQDLRQASLGLGATNFQTVTQVVLPSALPAIVTGSTLAIARASGETAPLLFTALFSSFWPDGLLKPTASLAVLVYNFAISPFQNWQSLAWAASLILVLMVLITSIIARWATRQKA; encoded by the coding sequence ATGACTTCTCTTTTTCCCGAAAGCAGACTAACTCGCTCCCCTACGTCTTTGCGAACCTTATTTAACACGGTGATGACCGTCGTAGCATTTATTTGTGGAGCCTTGGCGCTGTTTCCTTTGTTAGCTGTGCTTTCTTATGTGCTGTTTAAAGGCTTTAGCAGTATCAATATAAGTGTATTTACTCAACTACCTCCTGCTCCTTTTCGACAGGGTGGCGGCTTCGGTAATGCCATTTTGGGAACTTTGCTGATGGTTGGTATTGCAGCTGTAATCAGTATACCTACTGGGGTCTTAGCGGCTATCTATTTGACAGAGTTTAGTGCTGGTAAAATTGCTCGATGGGTACGCTTTGCTACTAATGTATTGAGTGGAGTTCCCTCGATTATTGTTGGTGTATTTGCCTATGGTATTGTAGTTTTAACTTTGACAAATCTAAAGTTAGGCTCTTACTCGGCTTTGGGTGGTGGGTTTGCCTTAGCAATTTTAATGTTACCAATTATTATCCGTACTACAGATGAGGCTTTACAGCTAGTACCCCAAGATTTACGACAAGCGTCTTTAGGGTTAGGAGCAACCAACTTTCAAACCGTAACACAGGTAGTATTACCATCGGCTTTACCAGCAATTGTCACTGGTTCCACTTTAGCGATCGCCAGAGCATCAGGAGAAACAGCACCATTACTGTTTACTGCGCTCTTTTCATCTTTTTGGCCTGATGGTTTGCTCAAACCTACAGCTTCTCTCGCGGTTTTAGTTTACAACTTCGCCATTTCACCATTCCAAAATTGGCAGTCATTAGCTTGGGCAGCTTCTCTGATTTTGGTTTTGATGGTTCTGATTACAAGTATCATCGCTCGCTGGGCAACCAGGCAAAAAGCTTAA
- the lspA gene encoding signal peptidase II — translation MRLKNHLFWIAAFTAFFTDQLTKYWIVKTFALGQTLPLLPGIFHFTYVTNTGAAFSLLSGKVEWLRWLSLGVSLVLIAIASFGPLLNFWEQLGYGLILGGAIGNGIDRFALGYVVDFLDFRLINFAVFNMADSFISIGIVCLLIASFQNTPTSSHRTR, via the coding sequence ATGCGCTTAAAAAATCACCTCTTTTGGATTGCTGCCTTCACTGCTTTTTTTACAGACCAACTGACAAAATACTGGATAGTGAAAACTTTTGCTTTAGGACAAACACTACCACTGCTCCCAGGAATATTTCACTTTACTTATGTCACAAACACCGGTGCAGCTTTTAGTCTTTTAAGTGGGAAAGTCGAGTGGTTGCGCTGGTTATCCTTGGGAGTGAGTTTAGTATTGATAGCGATCGCATCTTTTGGACCACTGTTAAACTTTTGGGAGCAGTTAGGTTATGGTTTAATTTTAGGTGGAGCTATAGGTAATGGTATTGATAGATTTGCGTTAGGCTACGTCGTTGATTTTCTCGATTTTCGCCTCATTAACTTTGCAGTATTTAATATGGCTGATTCTTTTATTAGTATTGGTATTGTTTGCCTTTTAATTGCTTCTTTTCAAAACACACCAACTTCTAGTCACAGAACACGCTAA
- a CDS encoding biotin transporter BioY, whose protein sequence is MFAASNQLLWSMIGLLLTMGGTFLEAYGTTLPWSWSQQGIKTFSLGVSYQIGAVLLVGCLGGKNAGALSQIAYLVMGLTLLPVFAEGGGIGYVKLSQFGYLLGFIPGAWICGYFAFKARPRLETLAFSCICGLLTVHICGIAYLMISYIFPSQVADHLPLMQAILKYSWFSLPGQLVVVCAVTIVAYVLRHIMFY, encoded by the coding sequence ATGTTTGCTGCTTCCAATCAATTATTATGGTCCATGATTGGCTTACTCCTGACAATGGGTGGCACGTTCCTAGAAGCCTATGGCACTACCTTACCTTGGAGTTGGAGTCAGCAAGGAATTAAAACCTTTTCTTTAGGAGTTAGCTATCAAATTGGTGCGGTGCTGTTGGTAGGTTGTTTAGGAGGTAAAAATGCTGGTGCGCTTTCGCAGATTGCTTATTTAGTCATGGGATTAACTTTATTGCCTGTATTTGCCGAAGGAGGCGGTATAGGTTATGTTAAACTATCTCAGTTTGGCTATTTGCTCGGTTTTATTCCAGGAGCTTGGATTTGCGGCTATTTTGCCTTTAAAGCCAGACCTCGGTTAGAAACCTTGGCTTTTAGCTGTATTTGCGGATTGTTAACCGTCCACATCTGCGGTATTGCTTATTTAATGATCAGTTATATTTTTCCCTCGCAAGTTGCAGACCATCTGCCTTTAATGCAAGCAATCCTCAAATATTCCTGGTTTTCACTACCTGGACAACTGGTTGTCGTCTGCGCTGTCACCATAGTAGCTTATGTACTAAGACATATAATGTTCTATTAG
- the pstS gene encoding phosphate ABC transporter substrate-binding protein PstS, protein MLLRQMPVKNPRLKTAITVLALTLGLAACGGESSPDNAATENSGNTQNTTASSPAKLDLGGNVTLTGAGASFPAPLYQTWFTDLNKKYPSLQVNYQSVGSGAGVEQFTKGTVDFGASDVAMKDEEIAKIQQDKGVLLLPVTAGSIVLAYNLPDVPELKLSRALYTDILLGKIKSWDDPAIAKANPEAKLPNLPIAVVFRSDGSGTTGVFTKHLNAISPEWKTKVGEGKSVKWPVGVGGKGNEGVTAQIQQTQGAIGYIEYGYAKQSNLKFAALENKSGKFITANEESASKTLAAVILPENLRAFISDPEGADSYPIVSYTWILAYKKYPDAAKAKAMEATIEYALTDGQKLAGELGYVPLPANVIAKVASAADQISPDYKIAVGGATSASK, encoded by the coding sequence ATGCTATTACGTCAAATGCCCGTTAAAAATCCCCGCCTAAAAACTGCAATCACCGTATTAGCACTGACACTGGGTTTAGCAGCTTGTGGGGGAGAGTCAAGCCCAGATAACGCTGCTACCGAGAACTCAGGAAATACTCAAAATACTACTGCCTCTAGTCCTGCTAAATTGGACTTGGGTGGAAATGTTACCTTGACTGGTGCTGGTGCATCTTTTCCCGCACCACTTTACCAAACTTGGTTTACTGATTTGAACAAAAAATATCCAAGTTTGCAAGTTAACTATCAGTCAGTGGGTAGCGGTGCTGGGGTGGAGCAGTTTACTAAAGGTACTGTAGACTTTGGTGCTAGTGATGTAGCGATGAAGGATGAAGAAATCGCCAAAATACAACAAGATAAAGGCGTTCTTTTGCTGCCTGTAACTGCTGGTAGTATTGTTCTGGCTTATAATTTGCCAGATGTTCCTGAACTGAAACTGTCACGAGCCTTATACACTGATATTCTACTAGGTAAAATCAAGTCTTGGGATGATCCAGCGATCGCTAAAGCTAATCCTGAAGCCAAGTTACCAAATCTACCCATCGCTGTTGTGTTTCGTTCTGATGGTAGTGGTACTACAGGGGTGTTCACAAAACATCTGAACGCCATTAGTCCAGAATGGAAAACTAAAGTTGGTGAGGGTAAAAGTGTAAAATGGCCAGTGGGAGTTGGTGGTAAGGGTAATGAAGGTGTCACTGCCCAAATCCAACAAACTCAAGGTGCAATTGGTTACATAGAATATGGTTACGCCAAACAAAGTAATCTTAAGTTTGCTGCCTTGGAAAATAAGAGTGGTAAATTTATTACCGCAAACGAGGAATCAGCTTCTAAAACTCTAGCAGCTGTAATATTACCAGAAAATCTCCGTGCCTTTATTTCTGATCCAGAAGGTGCAGATTCTTACCCCATTGTCAGTTATACTTGGATTCTGGCTTATAAAAAGTATCCTGATGCGGCCAAAGCCAAAGCAATGGAAGCGACAATCGAGTATGCTTTGACAGATGGACAAAAGCTGGCTGGTGAATTAGGTTATGTGCCACTACCAGCAAATGTCATTGCTAAGGTGGCTTCAGCTGCTGATCAAATCAGTCCTGATTATAAAATTGCTGTTGGTGGCGCTACTAGTGCGAGTAAGTAG
- the pstC gene encoding phosphate ABC transporter permease subunit PstC yields MTTNFQNLSSEIKKRSELDKSLDRGFIWLTRIFALAIAAILLWIALQVAIGAWPAIQKFGVGFLVKSSWNPVNDTYGVLPAVYGTLMSSFIGLLLAVPIGVGTAVLLSENFLPSQVRLVLVFLVELLAAIPSVVYGVWGIFVLVPILTDLGKWLHNSLGWIPIFSSPPTGPGMLPAGVILAIMTLPIITAISRDALISLPPSLRQAALGLGATRWETIFQVLIPAAFSGIVSAVMLALGRAMGETMAVTMLIGNSNNINISLLAPSNTISSLLANQFSEASGLQVAALMYAALVLFILTLVVNILAEFIVLRVTRL; encoded by the coding sequence ATGACTACAAATTTTCAGAACCTCTCATCAGAAATTAAAAAACGCTCGGAACTTGACAAATCTCTAGATCGAGGCTTTATTTGGTTGACCCGAATTTTTGCTTTGGCGATCGCTGCTATTCTATTATGGATTGCCTTACAAGTGGCTATTGGCGCTTGGCCTGCTATTCAAAAATTTGGTGTTGGCTTTTTAGTCAAAAGCAGTTGGAACCCAGTTAATGACACTTATGGAGTCTTACCCGCAGTTTATGGGACTCTGATGAGTTCTTTTATTGGACTGTTGTTAGCTGTACCTATCGGCGTTGGTACGGCAGTTTTATTAAGTGAGAATTTTCTGCCATCTCAAGTGCGTCTCGTACTGGTATTTTTAGTAGAACTACTAGCTGCTATTCCCAGTGTTGTCTACGGTGTATGGGGCATTTTTGTTTTAGTCCCGATTTTAACTGATTTGGGAAAATGGCTGCACAATTCTCTGGGTTGGATACCAATTTTTAGTTCCCCACCTACAGGACCAGGAATGTTACCCGCAGGAGTGATATTAGCAATTATGACGTTGCCAATCATCACTGCTATATCCCGCGATGCTTTAATTTCTCTCCCTCCTAGTTTACGTCAAGCAGCCTTAGGACTGGGAGCAACCCGTTGGGAAACAATTTTTCAAGTTCTCATCCCTGCTGCTTTTTCTGGCATTGTTAGCGCAGTCATGTTAGCACTCGGCCGAGCAATGGGTGAAACAATGGCTGTCACCATGTTAATTGGTAATTCTAACAATATTAATATTTCCTTGTTAGCTCCATCCAATACTATTTCCTCACTGCTGGCAAATCAATTTTCTGAAGCTAGTGGTTTGCAAGTTGCCGCTTTGATGTACGCTGCTTTGGTACTGTTTATATTAACTTTGGTAGTTAATATTCTGGCAGAGTTTATCGTTCTCCGGGTTACGCGACTTTAG